The following coding sequences lie in one Flagellimonas eckloniae genomic window:
- a CDS encoding DUF547 domain-containing protein — translation MNYRKTLITFLCFSISGLGFAQSTSTFFTKTDIFLTTYVKDGRVAYKDIKNNPASLNELLEMAKGISVSVNDAKTYQAFWINGYNLSVIKGIIENYPIKSPLDKAGFFDKITYEIGGKKITLNDIENKLLRANFPKEARFHFVLVCAGLGCPPIIDKAYLPDTLESQLQRQTELALNDSNFIQIKGKKVNLSQIFEWYTNDFTQDGKSLVDFVNQYRKEKIDIKTKVGYYPYDWTLNETK, via the coding sequence ATGAATTATAGAAAAACACTAATCACTTTTTTATGCTTCAGCATTTCTGGTTTAGGATTTGCGCAGAGCACTTCAACATTTTTTACCAAAACAGATATATTCCTTACTACTTATGTAAAGGATGGCAGAGTGGCGTACAAGGATATTAAGAATAATCCAGCAAGCTTAAATGAGCTATTGGAAATGGCAAAAGGAATTTCAGTCTCTGTTAACGATGCCAAAACCTATCAGGCATTTTGGATTAATGGCTACAATTTGTCGGTTATTAAAGGAATTATTGAAAACTATCCCATAAAATCCCCATTGGATAAAGCCGGTTTTTTTGACAAGATCACATATGAAATTGGTGGCAAAAAAATCACCTTAAACGATATTGAAAACAAATTACTAAGAGCAAACTTTCCCAAGGAAGCTAGATTTCATTTTGTTTTGGTTTGCGCAGGTCTTGGCTGTCCCCCAATAATAGATAAAGCTTATCTGCCAGACACTTTGGAGTCGCAATTACAGAGGCAGACGGAATTAGCCCTTAACGACTCCAATTTTATTCAAATCAAAGGAAAAAAAGTAAACCTATCCCAAATTTTTGAGTGGTATACGAATGATTTCACACAAGATGGAAAGAGTTTAGTGGATTTTGTGAACCAATACAGAAAAGAAAAAATTGATATTAAAACCAAGGTTGGGTATTACCCTTATGATTGGACTTTAAACGAAACCAAATAA
- a CDS encoding glycoside hydrolase family 113: MKGLGLFFLCLLQISCNSQKAEKINGVSFVGSREEVTQTNVDPVLNVAANYAAVMPFGFARTLNSPNVIFNTDRQWYGETRRGAKQYIELLQKNGVKIMLKPQIWIWKGEFTGDMTMESEEDWKTLEETYSDFILTYAKLAEETKVEIYCIGTELEEFVKNRPQYWKDLVDKVRNVFSGKLTYAANWDEYTRTPFWEKLDYIGVDAYFPLSEESHPSLEQMKLGWQPWKSKLLAISEAKDKPVLFTEFGYRSMDYTAKKPWLVDRNEMDVNLKAQADATQAIFDEFWKEKWFAGGFVWKWFIHHTKSGGEKDNRFTPQNKPAESVIQKHYVSFNNPNP, from the coding sequence ATGAAAGGATTAGGGCTCTTTTTTTTATGTCTACTCCAGATTTCGTGCAACAGCCAAAAGGCTGAAAAAATAAATGGGGTGAGCTTTGTTGGTTCACGAGAAGAGGTGACCCAGACCAATGTAGATCCCGTTTTGAATGTTGCTGCAAATTACGCTGCCGTAATGCCCTTCGGATTTGCTAGAACATTGAATTCGCCTAACGTTATTTTTAATACAGATAGGCAATGGTATGGAGAAACTAGACGAGGTGCCAAACAATACATTGAACTTTTACAAAAGAATGGGGTTAAAATCATGTTGAAACCCCAAATTTGGATTTGGAAAGGAGAGTTTACCGGTGATATGACCATGGAATCTGAAGAAGATTGGAAAACTTTGGAGGAAACTTACAGTGATTTCATTTTAACCTACGCAAAACTTGCGGAAGAAACCAAGGTTGAGATCTATTGTATTGGTACCGAACTGGAGGAGTTTGTAAAGAACAGACCGCAGTATTGGAAAGATTTGGTAGATAAAGTGAGGAATGTTTTTAGCGGAAAGCTTACATATGCGGCAAATTGGGACGAATACACAAGAACCCCTTTTTGGGAAAAATTGGATTATATAGGGGTTGATGCCTATTTTCCTTTGTCTGAAGAAAGCCATCCATCCTTGGAGCAAATGAAGTTGGGTTGGCAGCCCTGGAAATCAAAGTTGTTGGCAATTTCAGAAGCTAAGGACAAACCTGTTCTTTTTACGGAGTTTGGCTATAGAAGTATGGATTATACGGCAAAAAAACCATGGCTAGTAGACCGTAATGAGATGGATGTAAACCTAAAGGCACAGGCAGATGCTACCCAGGCCATATTTGATGAATTTTGGAAAGAAAAATGGTTTGCGGGGGGCTTTGTTTGGAAATGGTTTATACACCATACCAAATCAGGGGGAGAAAAGGACAATCGGTTTACACCCCAAAACAAACCTGCAGAATCTGTAATTCAAAAACATTACGTAAGCTTCAACAATCCTAATCCATAA
- a CDS encoding 4Fe-4S binding protein has translation MSTYDRSMALTGQPPKELNRNQKIATLIGLFGLAIILLTAFNVDFPNKSIWLSISLASITIGILWFSWDMYSQKEPGIKNDGVWFKSISSKGFWGWIAGISLTSFYIILYFFPEYLGLVQKGNNTGVIGLFDPLSRALSGNPASQWFVYGTLYTVAILAFGIKFIWKYRHNRYERIRTMSVMFFQTAFAFIIPELMARLNGSSVLNGGSLPYYDLKNMWPLNYYNFEGYRIKGFLSSGDIGFALLIFGILSVFVISPILTYKYGKRWYCSWVCGCGGLAETAGDSFRQLSDKTVKAWKIERWVVHSVVVFVTLMTTAVIYSYLGNDTSKYWLTKSTFLIGVGVLLTSVFTLVMIFKREQFQKDAKYGAVGYLVIILALIGFHFFSGEGQVFLFKSETLRKSYSFLIGSIFSGVIGTGFYPIFGNRVWCRFGCPMAAILGFQQRLFSKFRITTNGGQCISCGNCSTYCEMGIDVRAYAQKGENIVRSSCVGCGICSAVCPRGVLKLENGPLQGRIDSNQVLLGNDVDLMTLVNKK, from the coding sequence ATGAGCACTTACGATAGAAGCATGGCCTTAACGGGTCAGCCACCAAAGGAATTAAATAGAAATCAGAAAATAGCAACCCTAATTGGTTTGTTCGGTCTAGCAATAATCTTGTTGACCGCTTTCAATGTCGACTTTCCAAACAAATCAATATGGCTAAGCATTTCATTGGCTTCCATAACAATAGGAATTCTGTGGTTTTCTTGGGATATGTATTCACAAAAAGAGCCGGGAATTAAAAACGATGGTGTTTGGTTTAAATCTATTTCAAGTAAAGGTTTTTGGGGATGGATAGCCGGTATTTCGCTTACTTCATTTTATATAATTCTTTACTTCTTCCCGGAATATTTGGGACTTGTTCAGAAAGGGAACAACACAGGAGTTATTGGGCTTTTTGATCCTTTGAGTAGGGCTTTAAGTGGCAACCCTGCCAGTCAATGGTTTGTTTATGGAACGCTATATACAGTTGCTATACTTGCTTTTGGAATTAAGTTTATCTGGAAGTATCGTCATAATAGATATGAAAGAATCCGTACAATGAGTGTGATGTTCTTTCAAACTGCATTTGCATTTATAATCCCAGAACTCATGGCCAGATTGAATGGAAGTTCAGTCTTAAATGGTGGTAGCTTGCCTTATTATGACCTTAAAAATATGTGGCCTTTGAATTATTATAATTTTGAAGGATACCGCATTAAAGGCTTTTTAAGCTCAGGTGATATTGGTTTTGCTCTATTGATTTTTGGAATTCTTTCCGTTTTTGTAATCAGTCCAATCTTAACGTACAAATACGGTAAACGCTGGTACTGTTCTTGGGTTTGTGGTTGTGGTGGCTTGGCTGAAACCGCCGGCGATTCTTTTAGACAACTTAGTGATAAAACGGTAAAAGCATGGAAGATTGAGCGTTGGGTAGTACATAGTGTTGTTGTTTTTGTGACCTTGATGACAACAGCTGTTATTTATTCCTATTTAGGCAATGATACCAGCAAATATTGGTTGACCAAGAGTACTTTCTTAATTGGGGTAGGCGTTCTATTGACCTCCGTTTTTACCCTGGTAATGATTTTTAAAAGAGAACAGTTTCAAAAAGATGCAAAATATGGAGCCGTTGGTTATTTGGTTATTATCCTTGCTTTAATTGGTTTCCATTTTTTTAGTGGTGAAGGCCAAGTATTTTTGTTCAAATCAGAAACACTCCGTAAATCATATTCTTTCTTAATCGGAAGTATTTTCTCAGGTGTTATAGGCACAGGTTTCTATCCCATTTTTGGAAACCGTGTTTGGTGTCGTTTTGGTTGTCCAATGGCGGCGATTTTAGGTTTTCAACAACGATTGTTTTCAAAATTCAGGATTACCACAAACGGAGGGCAATGTATCTCATGCGGTAACTGCTCCACATATTGTGAAATGGGTATTGATGTTCGTGCATATGCCCAAAAAGGCGAAAATATAGTTCGTTCCAGTTGTGTAGGCTGCGGTATTTGTTCTGCTGTATGTCCAAGAGGAGTATTGAAACTGGAAAATGGCCCGTTACAAGGTAGAATAGATAGCAATCAAGTACTGTTGGGCAATGATGTGGATTTAATGACCTTAGTGAACAAAAAATAA
- a CDS encoding toxin-antitoxin system YwqK family antitoxin, with translation MLRFSLLFLLLFLIDTDKTYHREYYDGGALKAQGWKVGDSKEEFWKYYFPNKNIKEQGHYKMNNRTGYWYFHTETGKLKMEGHFENGKKVNWWLFYDENEKINHKCQLENGVKNGYCLKYMDEELTSAEKYKNGKKIKEWFSFSGFKKENKLSDLK, from the coding sequence ATGCTTCGTTTCAGCCTATTGTTTCTGCTACTTTTTCTTATTGATACCGATAAAACATATCATCGGGAATATTATGATGGTGGCGCCTTAAAAGCTCAAGGCTGGAAGGTGGGCGATTCCAAGGAAGAGTTCTGGAAATATTACTTCCCAAATAAAAATATTAAGGAACAAGGGCATTATAAAATGAATAATCGTACGGGGTATTGGTATTTTCATACGGAAACAGGAAAGTTGAAAATGGAAGGTCATTTTGAAAACGGAAAAAAAGTAAACTGGTGGCTTTTCTACGATGAAAATGAAAAAATAAACCACAAATGTCAATTGGAGAATGGCGTAAAAAATGGGTATTGCCTTAAATACATGGATGAAGAGTTAACATCTGCCGAAAAATATAAAAATGGGAAAAAAATAAAAGAATGGTTTAGCTTTAGCGGTTTTAAAAAGGAAAACAAACTGTCCGATTTGAAATAA
- a CDS encoding sulfatase: MRKSLTFFRVILIVFITFLSCKDSEKEQLRPNILFLSIDDLRPTLGAYGDSVAITPNMDQLASEGMTFRRTFTQVAVCAPSRASLMTGLRPDSTRVWHLGDKFREIDPHAVTMPQYFSKFGYYTVNLGKIFHNYMPDSISWDEPDLRPSRYLKPDWINRDGETFYISEEVNKSQAIKRDSLLKLRPIRYADGWNTGPAWEAADVHDTMYYDGAQTKLAKQTLSRLAKMDKPFYMGLGYFRPHLPFAVPKKYWDLYDPMKIPLASNPEIPDGAPLHTMNSMYELRHYDGFNHIGHPTSSYRMSQDTIRTLRQGYYASVSYVDALLGDLFSHMKKIGIYKNTIIILWGDHGWKLGDHNSWGKMTNYNIDLKVPMIIRYPEQENKGAQTFEITELIDMFPSLCELAGIEIPEYMQGTSFVPLLENPKRIWKKAAFSQFHRRPRVSADGKRYMGYSINTKKYHYIAWYDWNEKTGVRGEFKGEELYDSENDPHETINVASNKEYDEIIQNLSAQLSEGWQSAIPN; encoded by the coding sequence ATGAGAAAAAGTCTTACCTTTTTTAGAGTTATCCTAATTGTATTTATAACATTCCTGAGCTGTAAAGATTCAGAAAAGGAGCAACTTAGACCAAATATCTTATTCCTATCCATAGATGACCTTCGCCCTACTCTGGGTGCTTATGGAGACTCGGTGGCAATTACTCCAAATATGGATCAGTTGGCCTCTGAAGGCATGACTTTCAGGCGAACTTTTACCCAAGTTGCAGTTTGCGCACCATCAAGAGCAAGTTTAATGACGGGGTTAAGACCGGACTCTACCAGAGTTTGGCATTTGGGAGACAAATTCCGAGAAATCGATCCCCATGCAGTTACAATGCCGCAATACTTTTCAAAATTTGGATACTATACCGTAAACCTTGGTAAAATTTTTCACAATTATATGCCCGATTCCATTTCTTGGGATGAGCCTGACCTGCGCCCATCACGCTACCTAAAACCCGATTGGATTAATAGGGATGGCGAAACATTTTATATTAGTGAAGAAGTCAATAAATCACAGGCAATAAAAAGAGATTCCTTATTAAAATTAAGGCCTATCAGATATGCCGATGGATGGAATACTGGACCCGCATGGGAAGCGGCAGATGTCCATGATACCATGTACTATGATGGCGCCCAGACCAAACTCGCAAAACAGACCTTAAGCCGTTTAGCAAAAATGGACAAGCCATTTTATATGGGCCTTGGTTATTTTAGACCCCATCTCCCGTTTGCGGTGCCCAAAAAATATTGGGACCTATACGACCCCATGAAGATACCGCTGGCCTCAAACCCCGAGATTCCTGACGGTGCTCCATTACATACAATGAATTCTATGTATGAGTTAAGACACTACGACGGTTTTAACCACATTGGACACCCTACGTCCTCCTATAGAATGAGTCAAGATACCATTCGAACATTACGGCAGGGATATTATGCAAGTGTGAGTTATGTAGATGCGCTTTTGGGAGACCTTTTTTCGCACATGAAAAAAATTGGAATCTATAAAAACACCATCATCATTCTTTGGGGAGATCATGGCTGGAAATTGGGCGACCATAATAGTTGGGGCAAAATGACCAACTACAATATCGATTTAAAAGTGCCCATGATTATCCGTTATCCAGAACAAGAAAACAAAGGGGCACAAACCTTTGAAATTACGGAGTTAATCGATATGTTTCCCTCGCTTTGCGAGTTGGCTGGCATTGAAATTCCCGAATATATGCAGGGAACCAGTTTTGTGCCCTTGCTTGAAAATCCAAAACGTATATGGAAAAAAGCGGCCTTTAGTCAATTTCATAGAAGGCCAAGAGTATCAGCGGATGGTAAAAGATATATGGGATATTCCATAAACACTAAAAAATACCATTACATAGCTTGGTATGATTGGAATGAAAAAACGGGGGTGAGAGGGGAATTTAAGGGAGAAGAACTCTATGATTCAGAAAACGACCCACACGAAACAATTAATGTTGCCAGTAATAAAGAGTATGATGAAATAATTCAAAACTTATCTGCACAACTTAGTGAAGGATGGCAATCCGCTATTCCAAATTAA
- a CDS encoding helix-turn-helix transcriptional regulator: MEEKPRLARLTAILTQLQSSRIVTATQLANKHTVSIRTIYRDIRTLEKSGVPIVTEEGKGYSMMEGYKLPPVMFTEDEANALITAEQLILKNKDASFVQNYSEAIVKIKALLKGSQKDKASLLTERIYFSNNYSNQKTSNYLMRIQAAITNFEVLHMEYLSIDNKHSIRNIEPFALYSTQENWLLIAYCRLRKAFRVFRIDHIQKITATLKHFESHNMTLEEYYKSYERDH; this comes from the coding sequence ATGGAGGAAAAACCACGACTTGCAAGACTTACCGCCATTCTTACCCAATTACAATCCTCGAGAATTGTAACGGCCACACAACTTGCAAACAAACACACTGTAAGCATAAGAACTATATACAGGGATATACGCACCCTTGAAAAATCCGGAGTCCCAATCGTTACGGAAGAAGGCAAGGGGTATTCCATGATGGAAGGTTACAAACTACCACCTGTAATGTTTACGGAAGATGAAGCCAATGCGCTGATTACAGCAGAACAATTGATTCTTAAAAACAAGGATGCCTCTTTTGTACAGAACTATTCTGAAGCCATCGTAAAAATAAAGGCCCTTTTAAAAGGCTCACAAAAAGATAAGGCCAGTTTGCTTACGGAACGCATCTACTTTAGCAACAACTATTCCAATCAAAAGACCAGTAATTACCTCATGCGTATCCAAGCTGCCATTACCAATTTTGAGGTTTTGCATATGGAGTACCTATCTATCGACAATAAACATAGTATAAGAAATATAGAACCCTTTGCATTATACAGTACCCAAGAAAACTGGTTATTGATTGCCTACTGCCGTCTTCGAAAAGCTTTTAGGGTATTTAGAATAGATCATATCCAAAAAATAACCGCAACATTGAAGCATTTTGAATCCCACAACATGACCTTGGAAGAATATTATAAATCTTACGAGAGAGACCATTAG
- a CDS encoding cellulose synthase family protein, producing MGLTIAFIIIAIYTTALILIFCYSLAQLNLLINYLGYKKRNEEAPKFNLLDPKEIPSVTIQLPIYNEEYVMERLLENISKIEYPKSKLEIQVLDDSTDDTVIETAERIKELQKTGLDITHIRRENRQGYKAGALKEGLEIAKGEFVAIFDADFLPESDWLKKTVPYFKDQEIGVVQTRWGHINRDYSTLTRIQAFALDAHFTLEQVGRNSKGHFINFNGTAGIWRKECILDAGNWEGDTLTEDLDLSYRAQLKNWKFKYLEDVETPAELPVVISAARSQQFRWNKGGAENFRKTVWSVITAKNIPFKTKFHGVMHLLNSSMFLCVFIVALLSIPMLYIKNMYGHLGWIFEVTSFFIVSTIILFVCYWFTYKSIQGSGFDNFVDYIKLFFTFFSVALGFSLHNTVAVLEGHMGKRSEFVRTPKFNINNLTDSWKGNKYLAKKLSPNMILEFALMVYFLFGMYSAVPLNDYGLFPFHLMLFLGFGFVFFKSLTAKA from the coding sequence ATGGGACTAACTATCGCTTTTATCATCATCGCTATTTACACTACAGCCTTAATTTTAATATTCTGCTATAGCTTGGCTCAATTAAATCTTTTGATAAATTATCTGGGCTATAAAAAACGAAATGAAGAAGCCCCAAAATTCAACCTATTAGATCCCAAAGAAATTCCTTCTGTCACAATTCAACTTCCCATTTATAATGAGGAATATGTAATGGAACGCCTTTTGGAAAATATTTCCAAGATAGAATATCCCAAAAGTAAACTGGAAATTCAGGTTTTGGACGATTCTACGGACGATACTGTTATTGAAACAGCGGAAAGGATAAAAGAACTTCAAAAAACCGGACTGGATATAACGCATATTCGCCGAGAAAACAGACAAGGTTATAAAGCCGGTGCTCTTAAAGAAGGTCTGGAAATAGCAAAAGGAGAGTTTGTAGCTATTTTTGATGCTGATTTCCTTCCTGAAAGCGATTGGTTGAAAAAGACGGTTCCATATTTCAAGGATCAAGAAATAGGTGTTGTCCAAACCCGATGGGGGCATATTAATAGAGATTACTCCACGCTTACAAGAATTCAAGCATTTGCTTTGGATGCACATTTTACCTTGGAGCAGGTAGGGAGAAACTCAAAGGGACACTTTATCAATTTTAATGGTACAGCAGGTATCTGGAGAAAAGAATGTATTCTGGATGCAGGCAACTGGGAAGGTGACACGCTTACCGAAGATTTGGATTTAAGCTATAGGGCCCAACTGAAAAATTGGAAATTCAAATATTTGGAAGATGTAGAGACTCCTGCAGAACTTCCTGTAGTAATCAGTGCTGCACGTTCACAGCAATTCCGTTGGAATAAGGGCGGTGCGGAAAACTTCCGGAAAACTGTTTGGAGTGTGATCACTGCCAAAAACATTCCATTTAAAACAAAATTTCATGGCGTAATGCATTTGTTGAACAGTTCAATGTTCTTATGTGTTTTTATTGTTGCGCTACTTAGTATTCCCATGTTATATATTAAGAATATGTACGGCCATTTAGGTTGGATTTTTGAGGTTACCAGCTTCTTTATAGTCAGTACCATTATTCTCTTTGTTTGTTACTGGTTCACCTATAAAAGCATACAGGGTAGTGGTTTTGATAATTTTGTGGATTACATCAAACTCTTTTTTACCTTTTTCTCCGTTGCCCTAGGATTTTCATTGCACAACACGGTTGCAGTATTGGAGGGTCATATGGGTAAACGAAGTGAGTTTGTACGTACACCTAAATTCAACATCAACAATCTTACAGATAGTTGGAAGGGCAATAAATACCTGGCCAAAAAACTATCCCCAAATATGATTTTGGAATTTGCACTTATGGTCTATTTCTTATTTGGAATGTACAGTGCAGTGCCTTTAAATGATTATGGACTTTTTCCTTTTCATTTAATGTTATTCTTGGGGTTTGGATTTGTATTCTTTAAATCACTGACTGCTAAAGCTTAG
- a CDS encoding NAD(P)/FAD-dependent oxidoreductase, translating to MENIVIIGNGIAGISAARHIRKLSDKRIIIVSAETDYFFSRTALMYVYMGHMKFDHIQPYENWFWEKNNIELVRAYVNHVDTEKKQLLLDGSRALQYDKLILATGSKPNKFGWPGQDLHGVQGLYSKQDLDLLEVNAPNKDVCKRAVIVGGGLIGIELAEMLRSRDIPVTFLVRENSFWNGVLPSGESKMINEHILEHHIDLRLGTNLKEIVSDENGSVKSVIIAETGEELPCDMVGLTAGVTPNIDFLKDSGIELGRGIKVNRFLETNIKDIYAIGDCAEQHEAIGNRRPIEAVWYTGRMMGETVAQTICGNKLEYKPGHWFNSAKFLDIEYQTYGWVFSERGKKDYEEHFHWRHSSEKICITIAFNKENNRFLGINTFGIRMRHEIFDRWLTEKRDVDYVIEHLSDANFDPEFYKHYEQEVVSKYNSDFGKSIALKKKSLKRIFQIN from the coding sequence ATGGAAAACATTGTAATTATCGGAAATGGAATTGCAGGCATCTCGGCAGCAAGACATATTCGAAAACTTTCCGACAAAAGAATCATTATTGTTTCCGCAGAAACTGATTATTTCTTTTCACGTACTGCGCTCATGTATGTATATATGGGGCATATGAAATTTGACCATATTCAACCCTATGAAAATTGGTTTTGGGAGAAAAACAATATTGAACTTGTGCGAGCCTATGTAAACCATGTGGATACCGAAAAAAAGCAACTTCTTTTAGATGGATCTAGGGCTCTACAATATGATAAATTGATATTAGCTACAGGATCAAAACCCAACAAATTTGGATGGCCCGGTCAAGATTTACATGGAGTACAAGGACTATACTCAAAGCAAGATTTAGATTTATTGGAAGTTAATGCACCCAATAAAGATGTTTGTAAAAGAGCTGTAATTGTTGGAGGTGGGCTTATCGGCATAGAACTAGCAGAAATGTTACGAAGCAGGGATATTCCAGTAACATTTTTGGTTAGAGAGAATAGCTTTTGGAACGGGGTCCTCCCAAGTGGAGAATCAAAAATGATTAATGAACATATTTTGGAACACCATATTGATTTACGCCTGGGAACCAATTTAAAGGAAATTGTTTCGGATGAAAACGGTAGTGTTAAATCGGTTATCATTGCCGAAACTGGGGAAGAACTTCCCTGTGATATGGTTGGACTCACCGCGGGTGTAACTCCCAATATTGATTTTCTTAAAGATTCTGGGATTGAGTTGGGCCGTGGTATTAAGGTAAATCGATTTTTAGAAACAAACATCAAAGACATTTATGCCATTGGCGATTGTGCAGAACAGCATGAGGCCATTGGAAACCGAAGACCCATTGAAGCCGTTTGGTATACCGGACGAATGATGGGCGAAACAGTAGCGCAGACCATTTGTGGAAACAAACTAGAATACAAGCCAGGTCACTGGTTCAATTCTGCAAAATTCTTGGATATTGAATATCAAACCTATGGTTGGGTATTTTCAGAAAGAGGAAAAAAAGACTACGAGGAGCATTTTCACTGGAGGCATTCCAGTGAAAAAATATGCATCACTATAGCGTTCAACAAAGAAAATAATCGATTCTTGGGTATTAACACTTTTGGAATTCGGATGCGCCATGAAATTTTTGATAGATGGCTGACTGAAAAACGCGACGTTGATTATGTTATTGAACATCTATCAGATGCAAATTTTGACCCCGAATTCTATAAGCATTATGAGCAAGAGGTTGTCTCAAAATACAATTCGGACTTTGGTAAATCCATTGCACTGAAAAAGAAAAGTTTAAAAAGAATCTTTCAAATTAACTAG
- a CDS encoding glycosyltransferase family 2 protein — protein MPDIKVIIPAVNEADSIGKVVSELPKSVSEIIVVNNGSTDNTLENAEKAGATVLTENQRGYGFACLKGIDYVAKQSKTPDIIVFIDGDYSDYPEELDKIVAPILENDIDFVVGARKKSLREPGSMTPQQVFGNQLATFLMRLFFRAKFTDLGPFRAIKYEKLKELEMQDKTYGWTVEMQLKVLRKKMTYAEVPVRYKRRIGISKVSGTVKGTIFAGIKILGWIFKYSIK, from the coding sequence ATGCCAGATATTAAAGTCATCATTCCCGCAGTAAATGAAGCAGATTCCATTGGAAAAGTGGTATCGGAACTCCCCAAGTCTGTTTCAGAAATTATTGTGGTCAACAATGGGTCAACAGACAATACTTTAGAGAATGCAGAAAAAGCTGGCGCAACAGTTTTAACCGAAAATCAACGTGGCTATGGGTTTGCCTGCCTCAAAGGAATAGATTATGTGGCCAAACAATCCAAAACACCGGATATTATCGTATTTATTGACGGAGACTATTCAGACTATCCAGAGGAATTGGATAAGATAGTAGCCCCAATTTTAGAAAATGACATTGATTTTGTGGTCGGAGCAAGAAAAAAATCGCTTCGAGAACCGGGTTCCATGACTCCACAACAAGTTTTTGGAAACCAATTGGCAACATTTTTAATGCGTTTGTTTTTTAGGGCAAAGTTTACGGATTTAGGTCCTTTTAGGGCCATTAAATACGAAAAGCTCAAAGAATTGGAAATGCAGGATAAAACTTATGGATGGACTGTGGAAATGCAGCTTAAAGTTTTGCGAAAAAAAATGACATATGCCGAAGTACCAGTACGTTATAAAAGGCGAATTGGTATTTCAAAAGTCTCTGGTACAGTAAAAGGTACTATATTTGCAGGCATAAAAATCTTAGGTTGGATTTTTAAATACAGTATAAAATAA